In the genome of Denticeps clupeoides chromosome 13, fDenClu1.1, whole genome shotgun sequence, one region contains:
- the LOC114802444 gene encoding cell adhesion molecule 2-like isoform X5, whose amino-acid sequence MTCRVEHNDNTSLQWSNPAQQTLFFGDKKALRDNRIKLVRASWKELTISISEVALSDEGQYTCSLFTMPVKTAKAFLTVLGVPDKPEITGVAEPATEGDQVTLTCLTSGSKPAAEIRWFRNDKEVEGIREVNAMGRSFMVRSTLQFQVDRSDDGVAYTCTVDHVSLSTVPQQVTEVLQVHYAPHVEIMHSLLFPQEGQYFKLECVSKGNPLPEPVTWTKDGGDLPDEERMIVEGTELIITTLNKTDNGTYRCNAQNFLGMDYGEYKLYVYAKDLPGATTDPNVIAQHGPDHGLIGGVVAVVVFITLCFIIVLGRYLARHKGTYLTNEAKGAEDAPDADTAIINAEGNHAHAEEKKEYYQEAARNVVHLKSENLGFANNYTLREEYVSCIHVLDVHHI is encoded by the exons ATGACGTGCCGCGTGGAACACAATGATAACACCTCGCTGCAGTGGTCCAACCCGGCCCAGCAGACGCTGTTCTTCGGGGACAAGAAAG CTCTGAGGGACAACCGAATCAAACTAGTACGAGCCTCGTGGAAGGAGCTGACCATCAGCATCAGTGAGGTGGCCCTGTCTGACGAAGGACAGTACACCTGCTCTCTCTTCACCATGCCAGTCAAGACAGCAAAGGCCTTCCTTACTGTTCTGG GGGTCCCAGACAAACCAGAGATCACTGGGGTTGCCGAACCAGCCACAGAAGGAGACCAGGTCACCTTGACCTGTCTGACCTCAGGTAGCAAACCCGCTGCTGAAATCCGGTGGTTCCGGAACGACAAAGAGGTTGAAG GCATCAGGGAGGTGAACGCCATGGGGAGATCTTTCATGGTGAGGAGCACGCTGCAGTTCCAGGTGGACCGCAGTGACGACGGCGTGGCCTACACCTGCACAGTGGACCACGTCTCGCTGTCCACCGTGCCACAGCAGGTCACAGAGGTCCTGCAGGTTCACT ATGCCCCACATGTAGAGATTATGCACTCACTTCTGTTCCCACAGGAGGGCCAGTACTTTAAACTGGAGTGTGTGTCCAAAGGCAACCCGCT GCCCGAGCCAGTCACATGGACTAAAGACGGGGGAGATCTTCCTGACGAGGAACGTATGATCGTTGAAGGCACTGAACTGATCATCACCACCCTGAACAAGACAGATAATGGCACGTACCGCTGCAATGCGCAAAACTTCCTGGGGATGGACTACGGCGAGTACAAACTCTACGTTTACG CCAAAGACCTTCCAGGTGCCACCACAG ACCCTAACGTTATTGCACAGCACGGCCCAGACCACGGCCTGATTGGGGGTGTTGTGGCAGTTGTGGTCTTCATCACCCTCTGCTTCATCATCGTACTTGGACGCTACCTGGCCAGACATAAAG GGACATACTTAACCAATGAGGCCAAAGGAGCAGAGGACGCCCCAGACGCCGACACGGCCATCATCAATGCAGAAGGAAACCACGCACAtgcagaggaaaagaaaga ATATTACCAGGAAGCGGCAAGAAATGTGGTTCATCTCAAGTCGGAAAACCTTGGCTTTGCCAATAATTACACTTTAAGAGAAGAATATGTGAGCTGTATTCATGTTCTGGATGTGCATCACATATAA
- the LOC114802444 gene encoding cell adhesion molecule 2-like isoform X1, translated as MISSQHLLIVLYTACGSVVEGEAATKSRVKGGQDQVPIAQNVTVVEGSTANMTCRVEHNDNTSLQWSNPAQQTLFFGDKKALRDNRIKLVRASWKELTISISEVALSDEGQYTCSLFTMPVKTAKAFLTVLGVPDKPEITGVAEPATEGDQVTLTCLTSGSKPAAEIRWFRNDKEVEGIREVNAMGRSFMVRSTLQFQVDRSDDGVAYTCTVDHVSLSTVPQQVTEVLQVHYAPHVEIMHSLLFPQEGQYFKLECVSKGNPLPEPVTWTKDGGDLPDEERMIVEGTELIITTLNKTDNGTYRCNAQNFLGMDYGEYKLYVYAKDLPGATTDPNVIAQHGPDHGLIGGVVAVVVFITLCFIIVLGRYLARHKGTYLTNEAKGAEDAPDADTAIINAEGNHAHAEEKKEYYQEAARNVVHLKSENLGFANNYTLREEYVSCIHVLDVHHI; from the exons ATGATCTCCAGCCAGCACCTGCTCATCGTGCTGTACACCGCCTGCGGGAGCGTCGTGGAAGGAG AGGCCGCAACCAAATCCCGAGTGAAAG GTGGGCAGGATCAGGTCCCCATCGCCCAGAATGTGACGGTGGTGGAGGGCAGCACGGCCAACATGACGTGCCGCGTGGAACACAATGATAACACCTCGCTGCAGTGGTCCAACCCGGCCCAGCAGACGCTGTTCTTCGGGGACAAGAAAG CTCTGAGGGACAACCGAATCAAACTAGTACGAGCCTCGTGGAAGGAGCTGACCATCAGCATCAGTGAGGTGGCCCTGTCTGACGAAGGACAGTACACCTGCTCTCTCTTCACCATGCCAGTCAAGACAGCAAAGGCCTTCCTTACTGTTCTGG GGGTCCCAGACAAACCAGAGATCACTGGGGTTGCCGAACCAGCCACAGAAGGAGACCAGGTCACCTTGACCTGTCTGACCTCAGGTAGCAAACCCGCTGCTGAAATCCGGTGGTTCCGGAACGACAAAGAGGTTGAAG GCATCAGGGAGGTGAACGCCATGGGGAGATCTTTCATGGTGAGGAGCACGCTGCAGTTCCAGGTGGACCGCAGTGACGACGGCGTGGCCTACACCTGCACAGTGGACCACGTCTCGCTGTCCACCGTGCCACAGCAGGTCACAGAGGTCCTGCAGGTTCACT ATGCCCCACATGTAGAGATTATGCACTCACTTCTGTTCCCACAGGAGGGCCAGTACTTTAAACTGGAGTGTGTGTCCAAAGGCAACCCGCT GCCCGAGCCAGTCACATGGACTAAAGACGGGGGAGATCTTCCTGACGAGGAACGTATGATCGTTGAAGGCACTGAACTGATCATCACCACCCTGAACAAGACAGATAATGGCACGTACCGCTGCAATGCGCAAAACTTCCTGGGGATGGACTACGGCGAGTACAAACTCTACGTTTACG CCAAAGACCTTCCAGGTGCCACCACAG ACCCTAACGTTATTGCACAGCACGGCCCAGACCACGGCCTGATTGGGGGTGTTGTGGCAGTTGTGGTCTTCATCACCCTCTGCTTCATCATCGTACTTGGACGCTACCTGGCCAGACATAAAG GGACATACTTAACCAATGAGGCCAAAGGAGCAGAGGACGCCCCAGACGCCGACACGGCCATCATCAATGCAGAAGGAAACCACGCACAtgcagaggaaaagaaaga ATATTACCAGGAAGCGGCAAGAAATGTGGTTCATCTCAAGTCGGAAAACCTTGGCTTTGCCAATAATTACACTTTAAGAGAAGAATATGTGAGCTGTATTCATGTTCTGGATGTGCATCACATATAA
- the LOC114802444 gene encoding cell adhesion molecule 2-like isoform X6, whose product MISSQHLLIVLYTACGSVVEGEAATKSRVKGGQDQVPIAQNVTVVEGSTANMTCRVEHNDNTSLQWSNPAQQTLFFGDKKALRDNRIKLVRASWKELTISISEVALSDEGQYTCSLFTMPVKTAKAFLTVLGVPDKPEITGVAEPATEGDQVTLTCLTSGSKPAAEIRWFRNDKEVEGIREVNAMGRSFMVRSTLQFQVDRSDDGVAYTCTVDHVSLSTVPQQVTEVLQVHYAPHVEIMHSLLFPQEGQYFKLECVSKGNPLPEPVTWTKDGGDLPDEERMIVEGTELIITTLNKTDNGTYRCNAQNFLGMDYGEYKLYVYAKDLPGATTDPNVIAQHGPDHGLIGGVVAVVVFITLCFIIVLGRYLARHKDITRKRQEMWFISSRKTLALPIITL is encoded by the exons ATGATCTCCAGCCAGCACCTGCTCATCGTGCTGTACACCGCCTGCGGGAGCGTCGTGGAAGGAG AGGCCGCAACCAAATCCCGAGTGAAAG GTGGGCAGGATCAGGTCCCCATCGCCCAGAATGTGACGGTGGTGGAGGGCAGCACGGCCAACATGACGTGCCGCGTGGAACACAATGATAACACCTCGCTGCAGTGGTCCAACCCGGCCCAGCAGACGCTGTTCTTCGGGGACAAGAAAG CTCTGAGGGACAACCGAATCAAACTAGTACGAGCCTCGTGGAAGGAGCTGACCATCAGCATCAGTGAGGTGGCCCTGTCTGACGAAGGACAGTACACCTGCTCTCTCTTCACCATGCCAGTCAAGACAGCAAAGGCCTTCCTTACTGTTCTGG GGGTCCCAGACAAACCAGAGATCACTGGGGTTGCCGAACCAGCCACAGAAGGAGACCAGGTCACCTTGACCTGTCTGACCTCAGGTAGCAAACCCGCTGCTGAAATCCGGTGGTTCCGGAACGACAAAGAGGTTGAAG GCATCAGGGAGGTGAACGCCATGGGGAGATCTTTCATGGTGAGGAGCACGCTGCAGTTCCAGGTGGACCGCAGTGACGACGGCGTGGCCTACACCTGCACAGTGGACCACGTCTCGCTGTCCACCGTGCCACAGCAGGTCACAGAGGTCCTGCAGGTTCACT ATGCCCCACATGTAGAGATTATGCACTCACTTCTGTTCCCACAGGAGGGCCAGTACTTTAAACTGGAGTGTGTGTCCAAAGGCAACCCGCT GCCCGAGCCAGTCACATGGACTAAAGACGGGGGAGATCTTCCTGACGAGGAACGTATGATCGTTGAAGGCACTGAACTGATCATCACCACCCTGAACAAGACAGATAATGGCACGTACCGCTGCAATGCGCAAAACTTCCTGGGGATGGACTACGGCGAGTACAAACTCTACGTTTACG CCAAAGACCTTCCAGGTGCCACCACAG ACCCTAACGTTATTGCACAGCACGGCCCAGACCACGGCCTGATTGGGGGTGTTGTGGCAGTTGTGGTCTTCATCACCCTCTGCTTCATCATCGTACTTGGACGCTACCTGGCCAGACATAAAG ATATTACCAGGAAGCGGCAAGAAATGTGGTTCATCTCAAGTCGGAAAACCTTGGCTTTGCCAATAATTACACTTTAA
- the LOC114802444 gene encoding cell adhesion molecule 2-like isoform X4, with translation MISSQHLLIVLYTACGSVVEGEAATKSRVKGGQDQVPIAQNVTVVEGSTANMTCRVEHNDNTSLQWSNPAQQTLFFGDKKALRDNRIKLVRASWKELTISISEVALSDEGQYTCSLFTMPVKTAKAFLTVLGVPDKPEITGVAEPATEGDQVTLTCLTSGSKPAAEIRWFRNDKEVEGIREVNAMGRSFMVRSTLQFQVDRSDDGVAYTCTVDHVSLSTVPQQVTEVLQVHYAPHVEIMHSLLFPQEGQYFKLECVSKGNPLPEPVTWTKDGGDLPDEERMIVEGTELIITTLNKTDNGTYRCNAQNFLGMDYGEYKLYVYDPNVIAQHGPDHGLIGGVVAVVVFITLCFIIVLGRYLARHKGTYLTNEAKGAEDAPDADTAIINAEGNHAHAEEKKEYFI, from the exons ATGATCTCCAGCCAGCACCTGCTCATCGTGCTGTACACCGCCTGCGGGAGCGTCGTGGAAGGAG AGGCCGCAACCAAATCCCGAGTGAAAG GTGGGCAGGATCAGGTCCCCATCGCCCAGAATGTGACGGTGGTGGAGGGCAGCACGGCCAACATGACGTGCCGCGTGGAACACAATGATAACACCTCGCTGCAGTGGTCCAACCCGGCCCAGCAGACGCTGTTCTTCGGGGACAAGAAAG CTCTGAGGGACAACCGAATCAAACTAGTACGAGCCTCGTGGAAGGAGCTGACCATCAGCATCAGTGAGGTGGCCCTGTCTGACGAAGGACAGTACACCTGCTCTCTCTTCACCATGCCAGTCAAGACAGCAAAGGCCTTCCTTACTGTTCTGG GGGTCCCAGACAAACCAGAGATCACTGGGGTTGCCGAACCAGCCACAGAAGGAGACCAGGTCACCTTGACCTGTCTGACCTCAGGTAGCAAACCCGCTGCTGAAATCCGGTGGTTCCGGAACGACAAAGAGGTTGAAG GCATCAGGGAGGTGAACGCCATGGGGAGATCTTTCATGGTGAGGAGCACGCTGCAGTTCCAGGTGGACCGCAGTGACGACGGCGTGGCCTACACCTGCACAGTGGACCACGTCTCGCTGTCCACCGTGCCACAGCAGGTCACAGAGGTCCTGCAGGTTCACT ATGCCCCACATGTAGAGATTATGCACTCACTTCTGTTCCCACAGGAGGGCCAGTACTTTAAACTGGAGTGTGTGTCCAAAGGCAACCCGCT GCCCGAGCCAGTCACATGGACTAAAGACGGGGGAGATCTTCCTGACGAGGAACGTATGATCGTTGAAGGCACTGAACTGATCATCACCACCCTGAACAAGACAGATAATGGCACGTACCGCTGCAATGCGCAAAACTTCCTGGGGATGGACTACGGCGAGTACAAACTCTACGTTTACG ACCCTAACGTTATTGCACAGCACGGCCCAGACCACGGCCTGATTGGGGGTGTTGTGGCAGTTGTGGTCTTCATCACCCTCTGCTTCATCATCGTACTTGGACGCTACCTGGCCAGACATAAAG GGACATACTTAACCAATGAGGCCAAAGGAGCAGAGGACGCCCCAGACGCCGACACGGCCATCATCAATGCAGAAGGAAACCACGCACAtgcagaggaaaagaaagagtacTTCATTTAA
- the LOC114802444 gene encoding cell adhesion molecule 2-like isoform X2: MISSQHLLIVLYTACGSVVEGEAATKSRVKGGQDQVPIAQNVTVVEGSTANMTCRVEHNDNTSLQWSNPAQQTLFFGDKKALRDNRIKLVRASWKELTISISEVALSDEGQYTCSLFTMPVKTAKAFLTVLGVPDKPEITGVAEPATEGDQVTLTCLTSGSKPAAEIRWFRNDKEVEGIREVNAMGRSFMVRSTLQFQVDRSDDGVAYTCTVDHVSLSTVPQQVTEVLQVHYAPHVEIMHSLLFPQEGQYFKLECVSKGNPLPEPVTWTKDGGDLPDEERMIVEGTELIITTLNKTDNGTYRCNAQNFLGMDYGEYKLYVYDPNVIAQHGPDHGLIGGVVAVVVFITLCFIIVLGRYLARHKGTYLTNEAKGAEDAPDADTAIINAEGNHAHAEEKKEYYQEAARNVVHLKSENLGFANNYTLREEYVSCIHVLDVHHI; this comes from the exons ATGATCTCCAGCCAGCACCTGCTCATCGTGCTGTACACCGCCTGCGGGAGCGTCGTGGAAGGAG AGGCCGCAACCAAATCCCGAGTGAAAG GTGGGCAGGATCAGGTCCCCATCGCCCAGAATGTGACGGTGGTGGAGGGCAGCACGGCCAACATGACGTGCCGCGTGGAACACAATGATAACACCTCGCTGCAGTGGTCCAACCCGGCCCAGCAGACGCTGTTCTTCGGGGACAAGAAAG CTCTGAGGGACAACCGAATCAAACTAGTACGAGCCTCGTGGAAGGAGCTGACCATCAGCATCAGTGAGGTGGCCCTGTCTGACGAAGGACAGTACACCTGCTCTCTCTTCACCATGCCAGTCAAGACAGCAAAGGCCTTCCTTACTGTTCTGG GGGTCCCAGACAAACCAGAGATCACTGGGGTTGCCGAACCAGCCACAGAAGGAGACCAGGTCACCTTGACCTGTCTGACCTCAGGTAGCAAACCCGCTGCTGAAATCCGGTGGTTCCGGAACGACAAAGAGGTTGAAG GCATCAGGGAGGTGAACGCCATGGGGAGATCTTTCATGGTGAGGAGCACGCTGCAGTTCCAGGTGGACCGCAGTGACGACGGCGTGGCCTACACCTGCACAGTGGACCACGTCTCGCTGTCCACCGTGCCACAGCAGGTCACAGAGGTCCTGCAGGTTCACT ATGCCCCACATGTAGAGATTATGCACTCACTTCTGTTCCCACAGGAGGGCCAGTACTTTAAACTGGAGTGTGTGTCCAAAGGCAACCCGCT GCCCGAGCCAGTCACATGGACTAAAGACGGGGGAGATCTTCCTGACGAGGAACGTATGATCGTTGAAGGCACTGAACTGATCATCACCACCCTGAACAAGACAGATAATGGCACGTACCGCTGCAATGCGCAAAACTTCCTGGGGATGGACTACGGCGAGTACAAACTCTACGTTTACG ACCCTAACGTTATTGCACAGCACGGCCCAGACCACGGCCTGATTGGGGGTGTTGTGGCAGTTGTGGTCTTCATCACCCTCTGCTTCATCATCGTACTTGGACGCTACCTGGCCAGACATAAAG GGACATACTTAACCAATGAGGCCAAAGGAGCAGAGGACGCCCCAGACGCCGACACGGCCATCATCAATGCAGAAGGAAACCACGCACAtgcagaggaaaagaaaga ATATTACCAGGAAGCGGCAAGAAATGTGGTTCATCTCAAGTCGGAAAACCTTGGCTTTGCCAATAATTACACTTTAAGAGAAGAATATGTGAGCTGTATTCATGTTCTGGATGTGCATCACATATAA
- the LOC114802444 gene encoding cell adhesion molecule 2-like isoform X3, with amino-acid sequence MISSQHLLIVLYTACGSVVEGEAATKSRVKGGQDQVPIAQNVTVVEGSTANMTCRVEHNDNTSLQWSNPAQQTLFFGDKKALRDNRIKLVRASWKELTISISEVALSDEGQYTCSLFTMPVKTAKAFLTVLGVPDKPEITGVAEPATEGDQVTLTCLTSGSKPAAEIRWFRNDKEVEGIREVNAMGRSFMVRSTLQFQVDRSDDGVAYTCTVDHVSLSTVPQQVTEVLQVHYAPHVEIMHSLLFPQEGQYFKLECVSKGNPLPEPVTWTKDGGDLPDEERMIVEGTELIITTLNKTDNGTYRCNAQNFLGMDYGEYKLYVYAKDLPGATTDPNVIAQHGPDHGLIGGVVAVVVFITLCFIIVLGRYLARHKGTYLTNEAKGAEDAPDADTAIINAEGNHAHAEEKKEYFI; translated from the exons ATGATCTCCAGCCAGCACCTGCTCATCGTGCTGTACACCGCCTGCGGGAGCGTCGTGGAAGGAG AGGCCGCAACCAAATCCCGAGTGAAAG GTGGGCAGGATCAGGTCCCCATCGCCCAGAATGTGACGGTGGTGGAGGGCAGCACGGCCAACATGACGTGCCGCGTGGAACACAATGATAACACCTCGCTGCAGTGGTCCAACCCGGCCCAGCAGACGCTGTTCTTCGGGGACAAGAAAG CTCTGAGGGACAACCGAATCAAACTAGTACGAGCCTCGTGGAAGGAGCTGACCATCAGCATCAGTGAGGTGGCCCTGTCTGACGAAGGACAGTACACCTGCTCTCTCTTCACCATGCCAGTCAAGACAGCAAAGGCCTTCCTTACTGTTCTGG GGGTCCCAGACAAACCAGAGATCACTGGGGTTGCCGAACCAGCCACAGAAGGAGACCAGGTCACCTTGACCTGTCTGACCTCAGGTAGCAAACCCGCTGCTGAAATCCGGTGGTTCCGGAACGACAAAGAGGTTGAAG GCATCAGGGAGGTGAACGCCATGGGGAGATCTTTCATGGTGAGGAGCACGCTGCAGTTCCAGGTGGACCGCAGTGACGACGGCGTGGCCTACACCTGCACAGTGGACCACGTCTCGCTGTCCACCGTGCCACAGCAGGTCACAGAGGTCCTGCAGGTTCACT ATGCCCCACATGTAGAGATTATGCACTCACTTCTGTTCCCACAGGAGGGCCAGTACTTTAAACTGGAGTGTGTGTCCAAAGGCAACCCGCT GCCCGAGCCAGTCACATGGACTAAAGACGGGGGAGATCTTCCTGACGAGGAACGTATGATCGTTGAAGGCACTGAACTGATCATCACCACCCTGAACAAGACAGATAATGGCACGTACCGCTGCAATGCGCAAAACTTCCTGGGGATGGACTACGGCGAGTACAAACTCTACGTTTACG CCAAAGACCTTCCAGGTGCCACCACAG ACCCTAACGTTATTGCACAGCACGGCCCAGACCACGGCCTGATTGGGGGTGTTGTGGCAGTTGTGGTCTTCATCACCCTCTGCTTCATCATCGTACTTGGACGCTACCTGGCCAGACATAAAG GGACATACTTAACCAATGAGGCCAAAGGAGCAGAGGACGCCCCAGACGCCGACACGGCCATCATCAATGCAGAAGGAAACCACGCACAtgcagaggaaaagaaagagtacTTCATTTAA
- the bach1a gene encoding transcription regulator protein BACH1a → MPGTMSVDGHQTSVFTFQSAVHCCHVLRSLDEQRKEDVLCDVTIVVENRSFRAHCSVLASCCDYFHSRFLNNASQNLVLTLPHQVTVEGFEPLLDFTYTAKLLFTEDNVVAVRRCAQFLGFHNLDQACFQFLSPKLSSHDAAVQLDRKDGSSEVPPGENATSGCGSRQLENWDTGSAAPQPTPPPVLEKNLSLDFSPPCPASPPFPAAPGQEQLCLQSCGPELQPSSTATGSGGLCPFLSMPSPGEEPANLNISEGVALEMVDECQIRDKVEVCPLSDQDPLPGDLSLADQATECSTLCPLRTSATPETPDKGALIFESSENTPSTLTPMETSRGRSSVEREVAEHLAKGFWPDLCTSLSEPQDPEDPPSSESVGTVDFHWLKHLDLSAATSECPFLRDLGSDETPAVEDCSSAAQSEKSPCPSPINSADYSNSDTEEDASATQERAREVALPFPVKQISTMSRSAFQQILRQQQLTQEQLEFVHDVRRRSKNRVAAQRCRKRKLDCIHKLECDIKKLRGQKDKLHQEQLQLKVSLDATLQSLFSLCQSVCSEGSPPAEQLLAQYLSPDRPSSVLLTPMSSPSLTSQDTLTSKQQVVGEAVPPCLKPDLVGPETPSSTA, encoded by the exons ATGCCCGGCACCATGTCTGTGGATGGCCACCAGACCTCTGTCTTCACCTTTCAGTCAGCCGTCCACTGCTGTCACGTGCTGCGCTCCCTCGATGAGCAGAGGAAGGAGGACGTTCTGTGTGATGTGACCATCGTGGTGGAGAACCGGAGCTTCCGGGCGCACTGCTCCGTGCTGGCATCCTGCTGCGACTACTTCCATTCCAGATTTCTCAACAACGCCAGTCAGAATCTAGTCCTCACGCTGCCCCATCAA gtGACAGTGGAAGGCTTTGAGCCGCTTCTGGACTTCACTTACACAGCCAAGCTGCTCTTCACCGAAGACAATGTTGTAGCAGTTCGCCGCTGTGCACAGTTTCTGGGGTTTCACAACCTGGACCAGGCCTGTTTCCAGTTCCTCAGCCCCAAGCTGTCGAGCCACGATGCTGCAGTGCAGCTGGACAGGAAGGATGGAAGCAGTGAGGTTCCTCCTGGAGAGAATGCAACGTCGGGGTGCGGCAGCAGGCAGCTGGAGAactgggacacaggcagtgcagcaCCGCAGCCCACACCACCCCCTGTCCTGGAGAAGAACCTGTCTTTGGACTTCTCTCCACCCTGCCCGGCCAGTCCGCCATTTCCTGCGGCACCTGGACAGGAACAGTTGTGCCTGCAGAGCTGTGGGCCGGAGCTGCAGCCGTCATCCACAGCCACTGGTTCGGGGGGTCTGTGCCCGTTTCTCAGCATGCCAAGCCCTGGGGAGGAACCCGCCAACTTAAATATCTCAGAGGGAGTGGCTTTAGAAATGGTGGACGAGTGTCAGATCAGAGACAAGGTGGAGGTCTGTCCCCTGTCAGACCAGGACCCTCTGCCTGGGGATCTGAGTTTAGCCGACCAGGCGACGGAATGTTCAACACTGTGTCCACTCAGAACCTCAGCCACACCTGAGACACCTGACAAAGGAGCCCTGATATTCGAGTCTTCAGAGAACACACCTTCCACGCTCACCCCTATGGAAACGTCCAGAGGGCGCAGCAGTGTGGAGAGGGAGGTGGCTGAGCATCTCGCCAAGGGCTTCTGGCCTGACTTGTGCACTTCGCTGTCAGAGCCTCAGGATCCGGAAGACCCGCCCTCCTCTGAGAGTGTTGGTACAGTCGACTTCCACTGGCTGAAACACCTAGACCTCAGTGCAGCCACCAGCGAGTGCCCCTTCCTCCGGGACCTAGGCTCAGATGAGACCCCCGCAGTTGAGGACTGCTCCAGTGCGGCCCAGTCAGAAAAGAGCCCATGTCCATCACCCATCAACTCGGCCGATTACTCCAACTCAGACACGGAGGAGGATGCCAGTGCCACCCAGGAGCGAGCGCGCGAG GTTGCGTTACCCTTCCCAGTGAAGCAGATCTCCACCATGAGTCGCAGTGCCTTTCAGCAGATACTAAGGCAGCAGCAGCTGACCCAGGAACAGCTGGAGTTTGTGCACGACGTGCGGCGGCGCAGCAAAAACCGAGTTGCAGCTCAGCGCTGCCGGAAGAGGAAGCTGGACTGCATTCATAAGCTCGAGTGCGACATAAAAAAACTG CGGGGTCAGAAGGACAAACTGCATCAGGAACAGCTTCAGCTGAAAGTAAGCCTGGATGCGACCCTGCAGAGCCTCTTCAGCTTGTGTCAGAGCGTCTGCAGTGAGGGGAGTCCTCCGGCCGAGCAGCTGCTGGCCCAGTACCTGTCCCCTGACCGGCCGTCCTCTGTGCTGCTGACCCCCATGTCCTCCCCGAGCCTGACCAGTCAAGACACCCTCACCTCCAAACAGCAGGTGGTGGGCGAGGCCGTACCCCCCTGTCTGAAACCAGACCTGGTCGGGCCAGAGACCCCATCAAGCACAGCATGA
- the LOC114802444 gene encoding cell adhesion molecule 2-like isoform X7 produces the protein MISSQHLLIVLYTACGSVVEGEAATKSRVKGGQDQVPIAQNVTVVEGSTANMTCRVEHNDNTSLQWSNPAQQTLFFGDKKALRDNRIKLVRASWKELTISISEVALSDEGQYTCSLFTMPVKTAKAFLTVLGVPDKPEITGVAEPATEGDQVTLTCLTSGSKPAAEIRWFRNDKEVEGIREVNAMGRSFMVRSTLQFQVDRSDDGVAYTCTVDHVSLSTVPQQVTEVLQVHYAPHVEIMHSLLFPQEGQYFKLECVSKGNPLPEPVTWTKDGGDLPDEERMIVEGTELIITTLNKTDNGTYRCNAQNFLGMDYGEYKLYVYDPNVIAQHGPDHGLIGGVVAVVVFITLCFIIVLGRYLARHKDITRKRQEMWFISSRKTLALPIITL, from the exons ATGATCTCCAGCCAGCACCTGCTCATCGTGCTGTACACCGCCTGCGGGAGCGTCGTGGAAGGAG AGGCCGCAACCAAATCCCGAGTGAAAG GTGGGCAGGATCAGGTCCCCATCGCCCAGAATGTGACGGTGGTGGAGGGCAGCACGGCCAACATGACGTGCCGCGTGGAACACAATGATAACACCTCGCTGCAGTGGTCCAACCCGGCCCAGCAGACGCTGTTCTTCGGGGACAAGAAAG CTCTGAGGGACAACCGAATCAAACTAGTACGAGCCTCGTGGAAGGAGCTGACCATCAGCATCAGTGAGGTGGCCCTGTCTGACGAAGGACAGTACACCTGCTCTCTCTTCACCATGCCAGTCAAGACAGCAAAGGCCTTCCTTACTGTTCTGG GGGTCCCAGACAAACCAGAGATCACTGGGGTTGCCGAACCAGCCACAGAAGGAGACCAGGTCACCTTGACCTGTCTGACCTCAGGTAGCAAACCCGCTGCTGAAATCCGGTGGTTCCGGAACGACAAAGAGGTTGAAG GCATCAGGGAGGTGAACGCCATGGGGAGATCTTTCATGGTGAGGAGCACGCTGCAGTTCCAGGTGGACCGCAGTGACGACGGCGTGGCCTACACCTGCACAGTGGACCACGTCTCGCTGTCCACCGTGCCACAGCAGGTCACAGAGGTCCTGCAGGTTCACT ATGCCCCACATGTAGAGATTATGCACTCACTTCTGTTCCCACAGGAGGGCCAGTACTTTAAACTGGAGTGTGTGTCCAAAGGCAACCCGCT GCCCGAGCCAGTCACATGGACTAAAGACGGGGGAGATCTTCCTGACGAGGAACGTATGATCGTTGAAGGCACTGAACTGATCATCACCACCCTGAACAAGACAGATAATGGCACGTACCGCTGCAATGCGCAAAACTTCCTGGGGATGGACTACGGCGAGTACAAACTCTACGTTTACG ACCCTAACGTTATTGCACAGCACGGCCCAGACCACGGCCTGATTGGGGGTGTTGTGGCAGTTGTGGTCTTCATCACCCTCTGCTTCATCATCGTACTTGGACGCTACCTGGCCAGACATAAAG ATATTACCAGGAAGCGGCAAGAAATGTGGTTCATCTCAAGTCGGAAAACCTTGGCTTTGCCAATAATTACACTTTAA